The following are encoded together in the Zingiber officinale cultivar Zhangliang chromosome 8A, Zo_v1.1, whole genome shotgun sequence genome:
- the LOC122009456 gene encoding protein ASPARTIC PROTEASE IN GUARD CELL 1-like has protein sequence MAEDDAIAHRLLFLLMLFVLSTAPVVCRHHSRRSTGSPGTTTLDVSAGLAQALRAVSFVPTAHLSTHNLSAAGEAISISLHSRDFLPSSGGHRHADYRELTLARLRRDAARVRAITARAALAVGGVAAADLKPVAEEKFLQSTAAETIEGPVVSGTSQGSGEYFSRVSLGSPARPLYMVLDTGSDVSWIQCLPCEDCYQQSDPVYDASASSSSAPISCDSSQCRALEVSACRNSTPTGDGSCLYQVSYGDGSYTVGEFITETLTLGGSEPVSGVAVGCGHDNEGLFVGAAGLLALGGGPLSFPSQISARSFSYCLVDRDSPGSSTLDLSTDAASPSSGAFAVTAPLIRNRQLETYYYVGLSGISVGGQMLSIPPSTFAVDDRGAGGVIIDSGTAITRLPSSAYESLREAFRAGTSSLPPASAFSLFDTCFDLSSRTSVQVPTVGFHFPGNRELSLPAKNYLIPVDGAGTYCLAFAPTSAPLSIIGNVQQQGTRVGFDLNNYSVGFTANKC, from the coding sequence ATGGCGGAGGACGATGCCATTGCTCACCGGCTGCTTTTCCTGCTCATGCTTTTCGTGCTGTCGACGGCCCCGGTGGTGTGCCGTCACCATTCGCGGCGGAGCACCGGATCTCCCGGAACCACCACTCTCGACGTCTCCGCCGGCCTCGCCCAAGCGCTCCGCGCCGTCTCGTTCGTTCCCACCGCCCATTTGTCAACGCATAACCTCTCCGCGGCGGGGGAGGCTATCTCAATCTCACTCCACTCCCGCGATTTTCTCCCTTCCTCCGGTGGCCACCGCCATGCCGACTACAGAGAACTCACACTCGCTCGCCTCCGCCGAGACGCCGCCCGTGTCCGTGCCATCACCGCCCGCGCGGCCCTCGCGGTTGGCGGCGTCGCGGCCGCCGATCTGAAGCCAGTGGCGGAAGAGAAGTTTCTGCAGAGCACCGCGGCGGAGACGATCGAGGGACCTGTCGTTTCCGGAACTAGCCAAGGCAGCGGCGAGTACTTCTCTCGGGTGAGCCTCGGCAGTCCGGCGAGACCGCTGTACATGGTACTCGACACTGGGAGCGATGTGAGTTGGATCCAGTGCCTCCCCTGCGAGGACTGCTACCAGCAGTCCGACCCCGTGTACGACgcctccgcctcctcctcctccgcccctATTTCCTGCGATTCCTCCCAGTGTCGCGCCCTCGAAGTCTCCGCCTGCCGGAATTCCACTCCCACCGGCGATGGGAGTTGTCTTTACCAGGTCAGTTACGGAGACGGATCGTATACGGTGGGGGAATTCATCACCGAGACGCTGACTCTAGGGGGTTCGGAGCCGGTTTCCGGCGTCGCCGTCGGCTGCGGCCATGACAATGAGGGCCTCTTTGTCGGCGCGGCCGGGCTGCTCGCCCTGGGCGGCGGGCCACTTTCCTTCCCCTCCCAGATCTCGGCTCGCTCCTTCTCCTATTGCCTAGTGGACCGCGACTCCCCAGGCTCCTCCACCCTCGACCTCAGCACCGACGCCGCGTCTCCCTCCAGCGGCGCGTTCGCCGTGACCGCGCCGCTTATCCGCAACCGCCAGCTCGAGACCTACTACTACGTCGGCCTGAGCGGGATCAGCGTCGGCGGGCAGATGCTCTCCATCCCGCCGTCCACCTTCGCGGTGGACGACCGCGGCGCCGGCGGAGTGATCATCGACTCCGGCACAGCCATCACCCGGCTGCCGAGCTCCGCCTACGAGTCTCTGCGGGAAGCATTCCGAGCCGGAACCTCCTCGCTCCCGCCCGCATCCGCCTTCTCGCTGTTCGACACCTGCTTCGACCTCTCCTCCCGGACGAGCGTGCAGGTCCCGACGGTGGGCTTCCACTTCCCTGGCAACCGGGAGCTCTCGCTGCCGGCGAAAAACTACCTAATCCCGGTCGACGGCGCCGGCACCTACTGCCTAGCCTTCGCGCCGACCTCCGCGCCGCTGTCCATCATCGGCAACGTGCAGCAGCAGGGGACACGTGTCGGTTTCGATCTCAACAACTACTCGGTTGGCTTCACCGCTAACAAATGCTGA